A single genomic interval of Lactococcus sp. S-13 harbors:
- the rpsL gene encoding 30S ribosomal protein S12 produces the protein MPTINQLVRKPRQAQVSKSKSPAMNVGYNSRKKVQTKLASPQKRGVATRVGTMTPKKPNSALRKFARVRLSNLMEVTAYIPGIGHNLQEHSVVLLRGGRVKDLPGVRYHIVRGALDTAGVSDRKQSRSKYGAKKPKA, from the coding sequence ATGCCTACAATTAACCAATTGGTACGCAAACCACGTCAAGCTCAAGTGTCTAAATCTAAGTCACCAGCTATGAACGTTGGCTACAACAGCCGTAAAAAAGTACAAACTAAACTTGCCAGCCCACAAAAACGTGGAGTAGCAACACGTGTTGGTACTATGACACCTAAAAAACCTAACTCAGCGCTCCGTAAATTCGCGCGTGTACGTCTTTCAAACCTTATGGAAGTAACAGCGTACATCCCAGGTATCGGACACAACCTCCAAGAACACAGTGTTGTACTTCTTCGTGGTGGACGTGTAAAAGACCTTCCAGGGGTACGTTACCATATCGTTCGTGGTGCACTTGATACAGCAGGTGTATCTGACCGTAAACAAAGCCGTTCTAAATACGGTGCTAAAAAACCAAAAGCTTAA
- a CDS encoding serine hydrolase, with protein MKKIGIVFCILLISLPLFAGFSAKADTTSAAADFSVAAKSSIAIDASSGKILYAQNADDSSTAIASITKLLTAYLVYKNVADGKLTWDTKVGLSDYAYELTQNSNASNIPLAQTEKYTVKDLVNALLLPSANSAAVALAEKIAGSEPKFVDMMTAQMKAWGITDTHLVNASGLPNDDLNGHIYPGSAQTATNTMSAKAVAVLSYHLLKDYPEILKITKKTSLPFDEGGKSQMTLTNTNQMLDGFATSRKGVDGLKTGSTSFQIDCFAGTTQQNGFRIITVVLEAENPATDNSTPFTLTNQLMNYVYGHWRTTTLAQKNHVFPEFPKLSVRDGRANATQLVAGKTISPVVPYASDGSADVKGIKLKFSDKKSSVVEAPVAKGKKLVELSISVKDKLGYLPQCSGEHFPLVAKSAVARSNPLKVMWNHFVTFVNEKL; from the coding sequence ATGAAAAAAATTGGAATTGTTTTTTGTATTTTATTGATAAGTTTGCCTTTGTTTGCTGGATTTTCAGCAAAGGCGGATACGACTTCGGCGGCAGCTGATTTTTCAGTGGCGGCAAAATCTTCCATTGCTATCGATGCTTCGAGCGGAAAGATTTTGTATGCCCAAAATGCTGATGATTCGAGTACGGCTATTGCTTCAATTACTAAATTGCTGACGGCTTATTTGGTTTATAAAAATGTGGCTGACGGAAAATTAACTTGGGATACCAAAGTTGGCTTGTCTGATTATGCTTATGAATTGACGCAAAATTCTAATGCCAGCAACATTCCACTGGCGCAAACAGAAAAATACACGGTCAAAGATTTGGTCAACGCACTTTTGCTTCCGTCAGCAAATTCGGCGGCAGTGGCTTTAGCTGAAAAAATTGCGGGTTCTGAGCCAAAATTTGTAGATATGATGACGGCACAAATGAAAGCTTGGGGAATTACAGACACGCATTTGGTTAATGCTTCGGGCTTGCCTAATGATGATTTAAATGGTCATATTTATCCTGGATCAGCGCAAACAGCGACAAATACGATGAGCGCTAAAGCCGTCGCTGTGCTTTCTTATCATTTGCTCAAAGACTATCCTGAAATTTTAAAAATTACGAAAAAAACAAGTCTTCCTTTTGATGAAGGAGGAAAGTCGCAGATGACTTTGACCAATACAAATCAGATGTTGGATGGTTTTGCGACTTCACGTAAGGGTGTGGATGGTCTGAAAACAGGATCAACGAGCTTTCAAATTGACTGTTTTGCTGGAACGACGCAACAAAATGGTTTTAGAATTATCACCGTTGTTTTAGAAGCAGAAAATCCTGCAACGGATAATTCTACTCCTTTTACATTGACCAATCAGCTGATGAACTACGTTTATGGCCACTGGCGGACGACAACTTTGGCTCAAAAAAATCATGTTTTTCCTGAATTTCCTAAGCTTTCTGTGCGTGATGGTCGAGCAAACGCCACTCAGCTGGTAGCAGGAAAAACAATTTCTCCCGTTGTTCCTTATGCCAGTGATGGCAGTGCGGATGTCAAAGGGATAAAGTTGAAATTTAGTGATAAAAAATCAAGTGTTGTCGAGGCACCTGTCGCCAAAGGCAAAAAACTGGTGGAATTATCTATCTCGGTCAAAGATAAACTTGGCTATCTGCCACAATGCAGCGGCGAACATTTCCCGCTCGTCGCCAAGAGTGCTGTGGCGCGCAGCAATCCTCTCAAAGTGATGTGGAATCACTTTGTCACTTTTGTCAATGAAAAATTGTAA
- the rpsG gene encoding 30S ribosomal protein S7 — MRKNRAPKREVLADPMYNSVVVTRLINRVMLDGKRGVAAQIVYGAFKQLEEATGNNPLEVFETAMENIMPVLEVRARRVGGSNYQVPVEVRPERRTTLGLRWLVTIARNRGEHTMQDRLAKEILDAANNTGAAVKKREDTHKMAEANRAFAHFRW, encoded by the coding sequence ATGCGTAAAAATCGTGCCCCAAAACGTGAAGTTTTGGCAGATCCAATGTACAACTCAGTCGTAGTAACTCGTCTTATCAACCGCGTAATGCTTGATGGTAAACGCGGAGTTGCTGCTCAAATCGTTTACGGAGCCTTCAAACAACTTGAAGAAGCTACTGGAAACAACCCACTCGAAGTCTTCGAAACTGCTATGGAAAACATCATGCCAGTTCTTGAAGTTCGCGCTCGTCGTGTTGGTGGTTCTAACTATCAAGTCCCAGTTGAAGTTCGTCCAGAACGTCGTACAACTCTCGGACTTCGTTGGTTGGTAACAATCGCTCGTAACCGTGGTGAACACACTATGCAAGATCGTCTTGCAAAAGAAATCTTGGATGCAGCTAACAACACAGGTGCAGCAGTCAAAAAACGTGAAGACACTCACAAAATGGCTGAAGCTAACCGTGCGTTCGCTCACTTCCGCTGGTAA